Sequence from the Strix aluco isolate bStrAlu1 chromosome 16, bStrAlu1.hap1, whole genome shotgun sequence genome:
ATACTTCTTGACTGTAAAATTACAAATGCATCCTTGAGTAATTTTGCATATGAAATAGACAATATTTATGCTATGATCACTGTGTGAAGAAACAGTTATACAGTGTCTTAGGGAGGCTAGCAGAGTACATTCCAGTCACCATCTAAAAGACAAATGACAAAGTGCTTTACAGATTAAGAAATTTAACTGATCTTGCATGGTTAAATAATCAGAAAGTGGTGAAATAATCAGATTTTATTTAACCTATATTTATCTGAAATGCAGATTTCCCAACTGAATCAATCTTGAATTACTGTatttcttttgcttcattttccccAACCAGGCAGGAAGTTGCTCACAGCTGATATAGCTGTCTGGGCTGACAGACCTAGAGCCTTTCTCCAGCTAAAAGCAAttaacaagtaaaaaaaaaaaccagtaacttGATCACGGTCCCAGTGTTGTCTTAAATGGGTAATTCTAGGAACTACAACAGAAAATTTTAGATGGTCCCAATGAAGTAGAGTGCATACAACACACTTCTAGACAAGCAGTGAGGTTACACTATCTTGCATGGTCTCAAGCGCATACACTGAGAAACAGTTTTTGTTAGTTCATAtagaaagttaaaaatacagaggAGCAGCAATTCTTCATCCGGGCTCCCTGTCAGCTAATACTGAATTAGTTTATAGAATCTATCCCAATAGCTTACTCATGTCATTGTTTACTGAGGCAGTGAAATGCTACACCATcgagaaaacattttaaaaaggcaaatctgttttttcttacattaaaagTCAGATGTTTAAACTTCAGCAGCTTCCAAGATTGTTCCTTACAGGTTGCTATCTGAACTGCTTCCTAGAAGCAGCACTGTTAAGAATAGTCCCCTCATAGGAAAGgttcctttgttgtttttctacaaggtaatttttccttttcatttctttacttccccacacccccaaaaccaccacCCAAAGCCCTTTTTGTACTTTTCCAAGTACTTCCAGCATTAAAACATAAGAGCCTCAGGAGCTGAAGCCAGAGGTACTATCAGTGGAGTCCTGGAGCTTGAGGCAAAGCTGAGTCATCATACTGGTGAGCTTTGAAGGGCAACCTGGGGAAATCAAAGTAGATGCAACACCAGATTTGAGCTTCAGACTGTCAGTACAACTCCTGTAGACTTACATGAACCCTGTGCTGATTGTAAACAAATTCAGTTACTGAAAGAAACAGTCTTTTAAGTGCATAGTTAGAAATAATGTGCAAATATGGGCAGTAAGGTAAGTAACTGAACTAACTCTCCTGCACATAACAGTTTAGATTTTTTGGCTTGATGAAATTAATCACAAGTATTAACTAGTTAACAGGAGGTTGTTAATATGGAAGAGCTGCAAATACATTCTAACAAAACTTAATTCTGATGTGCTTTCTAAATAGTAAGCCTAATTAGATAAATGACTGCTTCACATTTTAAATCATTTAACACATCGGATGTTTAATGCAAGAAAGAACATGTGCATCGTACACGATTTgtaaaagcagcagaagctgttAAACAAATGTGAAGATTTACAGGGCAGGAAAAGAATTCCCAAGCTTATGCTTGAGCCCAAAAGCACAAGTTACATACAGACACTAGAAATTCCTGTTTTCAGGGTGTGTATCCTACTGAATTAGATTGGCATTGGAATTCCAGACACAGCAAAAGCCAACATAATCTTTTGGCTGTATCTATAACTGTACAATTTGCAAATGACATGCACTTTTCTGTTTAGAAATAAAGaggttcaaattatttttatgggtCCTCAAATCAGAAAATATGCAGCACTTTATTGCTTTGAACATCTGTGGCAACGGCTGAATTTACACCCAAGCTGCTTCTGTACAGATGATGACATTTCAGTACTTTGAGGCGCAAGTTGGGAGACAGAGTAGAATATAAAGCAATTTCTCTAAGTCTCAAGAAATATCTGGGACAAGAATGCTATTCCTTTCTTTCAAGTGAATGCAAAATCGGTTTACTGGTATATGGGCCCACACAGTTCCAAGTCAGTGCATAGCTAGTCAATATTTCTGCTGGCATCTTGAACTGGTTTAATCAATGGAAACATCTATTAATTTTATTCCACTTAATATGCATTAGTGCAttaatttcttcataaaaaaCCAACCCTGgcaagtattaaaaataaatatcttattTAGGTCAAACTAAAGCCTTGCTTTTCAGTACTTTAATCCCTTTAAATATTCTTTTGCCCTCTAACAAGCAAATGGAAACTGAAGTAGAATAAGAGATGTATGGAGGCAGAGGGTAGCAGAAATAAAGTCAACACCGTAAGTCAGTTAACGTGTCCTCAGCTTCTTAGACTGTCTCTTGCGTTTTAATTCTTCTTCTTCCCGTCTCAATTCTTCTAAGTCCTCCTGAACACCGAGTCTCAAGCTGCCAAATAAGATGAAATTCTTTACACACTGCTACTCAGGAAATGTGAAATTTGACTTCCACCCCTCCCCCAAGAAAAGCAATCCTAAAATTATTACAGCTGATTTGAGCAAAAATTTTGGATCAGTTCAACAATCATAAATCTCCTTTAATTATAGCAAGAATACagctttaagaaaacaaataaaagattttatcATTAGATTAGAATTAAAtcttttgagggaaaaaatatttaaaacttttgtttaaaaaaaaaatcaagattgtgaagaaaaatgattttaaCATGAAAggccattttttttccaaaaagctaCTGCTGAAACACATCCATCAATTCTTACCAACGTAACTTACATACAAGTCATAGTAGGATTGACTCTCATCAACTTCTGAGAGCTGACCAAACCTTTTACATTGGCAAGGGAGTCAATGGATATGTCAAACAGTAGAGAAGCAAAAGATTTTGTTGCAACTTCCTGGCTCGAGGCACCATTCAGGTCGCTACAAGCACATCGCTCCACCCTCAGTCCATCCAGCTGCCGTGACTCTGGTGAACAGGCCCGTGGAAGAGACTCTGCTAACACAGCCTGTTCTAGCTACGTCCCCGCGTAACTCCTTCAGCTTCCGACAAGTCAGTAAGTTGAAAGCAATGCTTAAAACAGTATCTGCAGTCACTGATCTCTTCAATAAATAAGGGCTGGACAGTCTTGCTGGTTTGATACTAGGAATGGGTGTAGCAGAGTTACCATTTTGTGATCAGCTACTGCCTCATTTGCAGCCCTACCAAGTGCATTTGTACATCCATAGTTCATTATGAAGGCACTGTAGCGTGCACCTCAATGCAAAAGGTTCAACCCCGTGACAATGAGGATTCCACTGTTCCGGGCTAAACTGCTCCAGTACTGGCTCTAAAATGCCTTTTATGCCTAAACAAGCATAGCAAAATCATCCTGAATTCAGGAAACTGCAGTTATCCAAATTCAGAATAGAAACAAACACATCAAGGATCTATGTGATAAAACTCTGGCTTGGAgcatcatttttcatttcaacttaGAACTTAACCGCTGTAATTTTAGTCGGCTTGCTTCGTTAGAAGAAGTTCCTCATTTCAAGGGTCACAAAGCTGTTAACCAAACTCTCAGTGAAAAGTAGCTGAGCGTTGAAAATAGTTAAACCCCATTTTACTGAAGTTTCTTATCTCCCCTTCCTTTATGCTACATGTGCAGTTGAAAGTTAGCCAGGTATTCCACTCTGCAAAACCTCACTCTAGGCCTTCAACAGATAATTCAGCCAATAGCAATGGCACTGTAAAATTCCAGTTACTCCCTCTAACTCCATATAACAGACTATAGGTTTGCATGATCAGCAGCTATTTCCCAGGAGCAAGGAGGAAGATGACTATAACTTCAAAAATATGCAAGTTCCGAATGCTCAAGGCACCTTCTGAATAACAATATaaaaatttcagaacaaaaaagtTGTTAACTCAGTATATTCCAGTACCTTCCATTATCTATAAAAACCTCTTATAACTTTCACAAAGCTTGTTCCACCAgccattaaaaaccaaaaataaaatcagtttatgAACACCAGATTTTATAACAGCAATGTAAGAACTGTGCAGGTCTAGAGGCCAATACCAATGGTCAAAGCCAATATGAAAATATAATCTTATTTGAAATCACTGATTACAAAAGTTTGTCAGAGTACTTGGTATATATACATAGaaatacacaaacacatgcacataaaAACATGTAAGTCTCCTTCCAGATCTCAAACTAGCAGAATATTGTAATGTTTGTGACAAACAGAAGGTTTTagcatttcaaatgaaatttaaagtattttttaaaaatatttttgggcaTAAGTAGGTTTTGGTGTGTTctttttttgtgactttttttacAAGTGAAGTTTGTGATGCATGAGAATGAACATAcaagatttatttaatttacagtACCCACCACTGGCTGGCAGAGTTTCATCTTTACCTAAGCTTTCTTAAAAAACACGGTAAGGCTTATTTACCTCTGctataaaaagcagcaaatatcCACTGTAACTTAACTTAGACCTGTTACTTGGGCAATAAACAAAATTCATAGTTTCTATCTGAATTTAAATCTGTGCATACCTCCTAGCTTCTTCTTTCTGTTGTTCTCTCCAGCTGCTCTCCATATAACGTAAGGCATAATCACTTTCATCTTTGTATCTGGAAATTAAATATTAGTTTTCAGCACATTAAACCACATGATAATGTACAGCTGAGTTATAAATTCACATCCTTTCTTAGAAAGAACAATTACCTTGCTATACGgattttaatgttttgaaagaaGTTACAAGTCTTTTAAACGCTTGCTTTCTTATACCTTATAGTCAGACAAGAGGGAAGTATGTAAATATGCCAAATAAAAGCCTTCATCTTCCAGCAGTTCCTAGTCATACCAAATTAGATCCTCTTACAGAACAGCTAATACTACTGCATTTAGCAGTTCATATTCAGGCAGCTACATCTGATGAATTCTGAAATACCCCACACTGCTATAGAAAGCATTTTAACATCCAATAATAGGAGTTGCTATGAATTATACAGGTGAGACACTGAAGAAGTTGTGTTGTTTTCCAACTGTGTCTTACTGCATCAAATTTTATTGCTCCCCAGAAGAGCATGGCAGGCAGTGTGAAAATTCAAGGTCCCTTCTGCACAGAAGCAGCTATAACGTTTGTTAAATTTCCAcgatgcaaaattatttttggatACCAGCACTTCCCCTATTTCTAAGGCATTTTTATTTGTTGaactattttaatttctgttgttctGTTGCTTGTTCTGCAGTATCTTAAAATTGGcatttttcttaccttttccGGTCATAGCCAAATATTTCCCGAATATGTTTTGATATTTCTTCTTGTGGTTCCCCTTCGTCTTCAATGAAATCATCCATTTCAGAGTCATATTCATCATCATCGTCATCTTCTATTTGTCTCTTGTAACTAATAGATGGTCTTCCAAGACCTAAATGACATGgcagtgaaaaaaatcattaattagTAACATTAATATAACATTAATTTAACAGTGCTTCTCCTTGCTATCTCTTGGGCACTGCCATTTTACAACTCTGGGCTTCCAGCTAGAAAACTTCTGTCTCAAGTTAATGAGCAATTCTCAAAGTCAGTAAAAGCAAATGCTTCCTCTAAGTTGTGCTATAGATGATTACATATCAGTATCACCAACTGCATCCTGAGGAAAATACCAGACAGAATTCTATGTTCTTGATCAGGGTTTTCTAGGCACTTAGTTGCTAGAGTCCAAGCTGCTTGTTCCTGCTAAGAAACAATTTTTTAGAACCGCTTGCTTACTGATAACATGAATTAGCCAAAACACTTAAATATCAGTCACAGATTTGCtgtgtggttttaattttgtgtACCACATTAAGCACCTATTAAGACACTATGAAATTTTAAAGACTAAGCATAATTAAGCAATGCAGGAACTGAATCCTtcaattcttttccttctaaAGGTATTCAAATACCAACATCCATCACAGGCTGCTTAGTTCTCTTTCATGTAATACTTCACACCCCAGGCCCGTAATTCAAGGAGTATGAGCACAGGTAAAAagttgcaaagcagaaaaaagcatTCTACTGTTAAATGTACTCTTCAAAAGGCAAGCATGCTATTTCATCTAAGTCTTCCTAATTGATCTGTAATTGTCAAAGACCCTCAGTGACCTCAACTCagacatatataaaaatacaaaacaaataactAAGTAAAAAGGTTTTCTCTAGAACTTTATACCTTGTGAATGAAACACAGGTCTATGCCCTTGAAAAGATCTCATTCCGTTTATCTGTCCATTGCTAGGTCTCGTGACTAGGTTTTTAGAGGAAATAGTTTCCGATACAACAGTACACTTGGGTTTTACAGCTGTACCCAAGGCGCTGCCTGGTCGCCCAGGCCCTGCGCTTGGGCCGATTCCTGGCCTTCCCGGTCCTGCTCCCAAGCTGCTGCCTGGTCGCTTGGCTCCCTCGCTTGGGCCAATTCCTGGCCTTCCTGGTCCTGTTCCCAAGCTGCTGCCTGGTCGCTTGGCTCCCGCGCTTGGGCCAGTTCCTGGCCCTGTTCCCAAGCTGCTGCCTGGTCGCTTGGCTCCTGTGCTCGGGCCGATTCCTGGCCGTCCTGGTCCTGTTCCCAAGGTGCTGCCTGGTCGCCCAGGTCCAGTGCTTGGGCTGACTCCTGGCCTTCCCAGTCCTGTACCCATGCTGCTGCCTGGTCGCCCAGGTCCTGCGTTTGTGCTGATGCCAGGCCTTCCCGGTCCAGTGCCCAAGCTGCTGCCTTGTCGCCCAAGTCCCGCGCTTGAGCTGCTGACCGGTCGCCCAAGTCCTGCCGTGCTTGAGCTGCCAGCCGGCCTTCCAGGTCCCACGCCTGAGCCACTGCCCAGTCGCGCAGGTccctggctggagctgctgcctggccttCCAGGTCCTGTGGCTGAGCCGCTGCCCAGTCGCCCGGGGCCTGGGCTTAAACCCCTTCCTGGCCTTCCAGGTCCCACACCAGAATTGCTGCTTGATCGCCCAGGTCCTGCACTTGAACCGCCACCTGGATGTCCAGGTCCTCCTTTTCCTAAGCTGCTGCCTGATCGTTTTGCATTGGAGTTGATTCCATGCTGAAGGGCTGTGGTACTTCCTGATTTTGTATGGGCAGAGACCTTCAGGCT
This genomic interval carries:
- the SPTY2D1 gene encoding protein SPT2 homolog isoform X2, with protein sequence MDFRNILMMASEQQGLNAVPKRYSLAVGPPKKVPKVKGVESAAVQAFLRRQEEEKRKKALEERRKKEELLARRIEMKHDRKARAMASRTKDNFYGYNGIPVEEKPKKKRTCENVAQAPEAEHATEDETEQLEYSQTDSEHEQEEYEEKPSKVAVKPKAPPKSAPAPLNFAELLRLAEKKQYEPVEIKPVKKVEERPRTAEELREREYLGRKNRRVEMHKRSEEIKNTGISSSSKKVTSQKESVNVKLNKSSVDKHSTPKGSLSSMSGTDKKSKAPALTEKHSRPSSSSRFDQIEKNSQNGSLKSSTGSSHSKLPLNGIGRSASSSHVPPSKPAANGAQRLPSAKESSLKVSAHTKSGSTTALQHGINSNAKRSGSSLGKGGPGHPGGGSSAGPGRSSSNSGVGPGRPGRGLSPGPGRLGSGSATGPGRPGSSSSQGPARLGSGSGVGPGRPAGSSSTAGLGRPVSSSSAGLGRQGSSLGTGPGRPGISTNAGPGRPGSSMGTGLGRPGVSPSTGPGRPGSTLGTGPGRPGIGPSTGAKRPGSSLGTGPGTGPSAGAKRPGSSLGTGPGRPGIGPSEGAKRPGSSLGAGPGRPGIGPSAGPGRPGSALGTAVKPKCTVVSETISSKNLVTRPSNGQINGMRSFQGHRPVFHSQGLGRPSISYKRQIEDDDDDEYDSEMDDFIEDEGEPQEEISKHIREIFGYDRKRYKDESDYALRYMESSWREQQKEEARRRCLEHSELAYF
- the SPTY2D1 gene encoding protein SPT2 homolog isoform X1 is translated as MDFRNILMMASEQQGLNAVPKRYSLAVGPPKKVPKVKGVESAAVQAFLRRQEEEKRKKALEERRKKEELLARRIEMKHDRKARAMASRTKDNFYGYNGIPVEEKPKKKRTCENVAQAPEAEHATEDETEQLEYSQTDSEHEQEEYEEKPSKVAVKPKAPPKSAPAPLNFAELLRLAEKKQYEPVEIKPVKKVEERPRTAEELREREYLGRKNRRVEMHKRSEEIKNTGISSSSKKVTSQKESVNVKLNKSSVDKHSTPKGSLSSMSGTDKKSKAPALTEKHSRPSSSSRFDQIEKNSQNGSLKSSTGSSHSKLPLNGIGRSASSSHVPPSKPAANGAQRLPSAKESSLKVSAHTKSGSTTALQHGINSNAKRSGSSLGKGGPGHPGGGSSAGPGRSSSNSGVGPGRPGRGLSPGPGRLGSGSATGPGRPGSSSSQGPARLGSGSGVGPGRPAGSSSTAGLGRPVSSSSAGLGRQGSSLGTGPGRPGISTNAGPGRPGSSMGTGLGRPGVSPSTGPGRPGSTLGTGPGRPGIGPSTGAKRPGSSLGTGPGTGPSAGAKRPGSSLGTGPGRPGIGPSEGAKRPGSSLGAGPGRPGIGPSAGPGRPGSALGTAVKPKCTVVSETISSKNLVTRPSNGQINGMRSFQGHRPVFHSQGLGRPSISYKRQIEDDDDDEYDSEMDDFIEDEGEPQEEISKHIREIFGYDRKRYKDESDYALRYMESSWREQQKEEARSLRLGVQEDLEELRREEEELKRKRQSKKLRTR